The Candidatus Baltobacteraceae bacterium region CTACACGACGCATCACGATCTCAAGGCGGGCAACGCGCTGCTCGAACGCGCGCTCGCGGAGGCGGAGGAACTCGTCTCGTGGTGCACCGCCGTGCGCGCGCCGCGCGAGATGCTCGCGCATTTCCGCGATGGATTGCGCGCCGCGTGGGAGATCGTCCTGCGCAATCAATTTCATGACGTGCTGCCCGGTACGTCGATCGCGGCCGTGAATGCCGATGCCGTTGCGGAGCACGCGCGCGCCGGCGAAATCGTTGCGAGCGTCTTGGGTTCCGCGCAGCAAGCGCTGCCGCGCGGTCGCGCGCCCGCGGCGCGCCCGCAATCAAGCGCGCCGCTCGAGACCGACGGCGACTACCTGTTCGACAACGGCTTGCTGCGCGCGAGAATCGCGCCCACCGGCGCCATTCTCGAACTCGCCGCCGCCGGCGGCCCAAACGTCTGCACGCAGGGCAACGTGCTCGCGCTCTACACCGACCGGCCCAAGAAGTGGGAAGCGTGGAACGTGGACGCGGGCTACGAGCGCACGTTACGCCACGCCAAGCCCGGTCCGTGCCGCATCGAAGCGGGCGCCCTCGTCGTGCCGTTTACGTTCGGGCGTTCGAGCGCGACCATGCGCGTCGCGCTCGAGGCCGGCGAGCCGTTTCTGCGCGTCGATCTGGATCTCGATTGGCGCGAGCGGCGCACGCTGCTGCGCGTGGAGCAGTGGCTGCCGATCGATGCCGAGGCCGTCACGTACGGTACGCCGCACGGCACGGTCGAGCGCGGCGCGCGCCGGACGACGCCCGAGGAGCGTGCGAAGTTTGAAGTGCCGGGTCAGCGCTTCGCGGTGGTTCGCGGCGCCGGCGACGCGGGTCTCGCCCTCTTTGCGCTCGACACCTACGGCTGGAGCGCGCGCGTGCTGCCCAAGGGCGGGATTCAACTGGGGCATTCGCTGCTGCGCGGTACGACCTGGCCCGACCCCGGCGCCGATCTCGGCGGCCAGCGGCTGCACTATGCGTTCGCGCCTTTCGCCGGCGCGACGATCGGCGCGATCGAGCGCGCGTGGCTGACGTTCGCGCACCAGCCGCGGGTTCGGCTCTTTACCTGCGACGACGACGGCGTTGCGATCGCGGCCTGCAAGCCCGCCGAGGATGGCGACGGCGCGATCGTGCGGGTTCGGGAATGCGACGGCCGGGGACGCGCGGTTGCGTTGCGCTGCGGCGCTCGCATGCGCGAAGCCGAGCCCGTCGATGCGCTGGAACGCCCGGCGAGCGGCGCGGCGACGATCGAAGGCGAACACCTGCATTGCGAGATCGGCGCTTTTGCCTTGCGCAGTTTCCGGGTAAGGTTCTAGGATGCGCGATCTACACTGCGTCCTGTTTGATTTGGACGACACGCTCCACGACGACACGCTCGCCTACAAGAGCGCCGCGGAAGAAGTGGCGCGGGAGGTTGCGGCGGAGCACGGTATCGATGCGCTCGCTCTCAAGACCGCCTACGTGGCCGAGGCCGAGGGATTCTGGAAGCAGCTCTCGAGCGACCAGCTTGCGACGCGGCTCGCGAGCCTGCGGGCGACGCTGTGGTCGAACGCGCTAGGCACCGTCGGCCTCACCGATCGCGATCTCGCGAGCCGGAGCGCCTCGAATTACAATCGCTACCGCAAAAAGTATCTCGCCCTTTTTCCGGGCGCGCGCGATCTGCTGCTCGCGCTGCGCGCGCGCGGCACGAAACTCGGGCTCGTTACCAATGGGTTTGCCGAGACGCATCGCGAGAAGATCGCGCTTTTGCAAATCGGCGAACTCTTCGATGCGATCTTTATCGCCGACGAGGTCGGGATGCTCAAGCCCGATCCGCTGCTCTTCGCCCACGCGTGCACCAAACTCGCGTGCGCGCCCTCGCACAGCGCGATGGTCGGCGACCGTTACGAACGCGATATTCGCGGGGCCCGCGATGCCGGGCTTTTCACGGTGTGGATGAACGTGCACGGCGAGACGGTGCCCGCGGGCGCGCCGCCGCCGGACGTTACCGTCGAGACCGTCGGCCAGGTTGCGGCCGTTCTGCTCGGCGAACCCGCGTAGGATGCAAGCGCAGGCACCGGTCACCGGCACGTTCCGTCGCGCGTGGGAACTGCTGGCCGGCAATTGGATCGTCGTGGTACCGGCCGTTATCGTCGGCATCGTTACCGGCGTGGTGCTCTATCTGTTGGACGTCTACGCCGGCGTCTCGCTCGGCGGGCTCGGCGATCTCAACGGCGGACCCGGCGTTTTTGCAATCTTTATCGGCTCGATCGTCGCCGTCGTCGTGCGGATGCTCGGGGCGATCGTTTCGATCGCGTACACGACCGGCATGGCGGCGGCGGCGTGGCAGCGCGGCCGTGCGACGCTCGCCGACGGTACGAGCGCGCTACGCAAAGACGGCACGCAAGTCTTCATCGCGATCCTGCTGCTGTTTCTAATCGGTTCCATCGCCGCGTTTTTGATGGATTTTCTCTTCTATCTTCCGGTCTTGCTCTATGCGATCTTCGTGCTCTATACGATTCCGGGCGTCATCGTCGGCGAACGGACGGCGGTTGACGCGCTCGTCGAGTCCTTTCGGCTAGCCGGAAAGAACTTTTGGGCGACCACCGGCGTCGTGGCGCTCATCATCGCGATCGCCGCCGTGGCCGCGATTCTTGGGGGGCTGCTGCACGGCATTCCGCTGATCGGCTCGATCTTCGAGCTGGTCGTTATGGAGGTGGTCGTCGCCTACGCGACCCTGGTCGTTGTGGGAGAATATATCGTTTTGCGCCCCACCCTCGACCAGCCGGCCGACGCTCCCCCGCCGGCTGCATCCTAAACTCCCAAGCCGCGGTCTAGAGAAAAGCATGTCTCTCGATTCGATCGTTATCAAAGGCGCGCGCGAGCACAACCTCAAGAACGTGGACCTCGTGCTTCCGCGCAACGCGCTCATCGTCGTCACCGGCCTCAGCGGTTCGGGCAAGTCCTCGCTTGCCTTCGATACGATCTATGCCGAGGGGCAGCGCCGCTACGTCGAGTCGCTCTCGTCGTACGCGCGGCAGTTTCTCGGACAGATGGAGAAGCCGGACGTCGATTACATCGAGGGTCTCTCGCCCGCGATCTCGATCGATCAAAAATCGACCTCGCGCAATCCGCGTTCGACGGTCGGCACGGTGACCGAGATCTACGACTATCTGCGACTGCTCTACGCGCGCATCGGCATTCCCCATTGCTACAATTGCGGCCGCGAGATCAGCTCGCAATCGAGCGAACAGATCGTCGACTCGATCATGGAACTCGCCGAGGGCGCGCGCGTTCAAGTGCTGGCGCCGCTCGTCCGCGGGCGTAAGGGCGAGTACGCGAAGCTCTTTGAAGAGATCGGAAAAGAGGGCTTCTCGCGCGTCCGCGTCGACGGCGAGCAAAAGGAACTGCGCGAGAAGATCGTGCTCGACAAGAAGCGCAAGCATACGATCGAAGTGATCGTCGACCGGTTGGTCATGAAACCCGACGTGCGCAAGCGCTTGACCGATTCGGTCGAAACGACGCTGCGTCTCTCGACTGGAATCGTGACGGTTCTGGTCGAGGAGAAGACCGGCTCGCGCGAACTGACTTTCAGCGAGGCGTTCGCCTGCGTTCACTGCGGGCTCTCGTTTGAGGAGTTGGCCCCGCGGCTTTTCTCGTTCAACTCGCCGTACGGCGCCTGCCCCGGATGCACGGGTCTGGGTGAGAAGATCGAGATCGACCCGTGGAAGGTCATTCCCGATCGCGACAAGTCGATCGACGACGGCGCGATCGTTCCCTGGAGCAAGTCGCTGGGCGGCGGCCGCTTCCCGTCGATGAACCCGTACTATCTCCAGCAGCTCGAACGCGTACTGCGAACGCATCGCGTGAAGTTGAGCACGCCCGTCGAGAAGATGTCCGACGACGTGCTCGACGTCATTCTCTACGGAACCGAGCGCGAGCAGAACTTCGCCTACCAATCGCGCAGCGGCAAGGTGTGGGAGTATCGCACGACGTTCGAAGGCGTGGTCAACAATCTGCAGCGCCGCTACGCCGAGACCAGCTCCGACTACGTCAAAGAAGATATCGAGAAGTACATGTCGGCCTCGGTCTGCCCGCAGTGCAAGGGGGCGCGGCTCAAACCCGAGGCGCTCGCCGTAACGGTGAACGGCCGCAACATTCACGACGTCACCCAGATGTCGATCGAGAACTCCGAGCGTTTCTTTAGCGAGTTCGCGCCCACGGAGCGCGAAGAACAGATCGCAAACCAAGTGCTTAAAGAAATTCGCGGGCGGCTCGGGTTTCTCACCAACGTGGGCTTGAACTATTTGACGCTCGGGCGTTCGGCGACGACGCTCTCGGGCGGTGAATCGCAGCGCATTCGGCTCGCGACGCAGATCGGCAGTTCGCTCGTGGGCGTTCTCTATATTCTCGACGAGCCGTCGATCGGGCTGCACCAGCGCGACAACGATCGGCTGCTCGCAACGCTGCGCACGCTGCGCGATCTCGGCAACACGCTCATCGTCGTGGAACACGACGAGGATACGATTCGCACGGCCGACGTCGTCGTCGATATCGGCCCCGGGGCGGGCGCCGAAGGCGGCCATATCCTCACCAACGGCAGCATCGAGGAAGTGCTCGCGCACCCCGAGTCCGAGACGGGCGCCTATCTCTCGGGGCGCAAGTTCATACCGATCCCGAAGAAACGCCGCGCCGCGCGCGCGGCGCTCAAAGTAAAGAACGCGAAGGCGAACAACCTGCGCGGCCTCGACGTCGATTTTCCCATCGGCGTCTTTACGTGCGTGACCGGCGTGAGCGGCAGCGGCAAATCGACGCTCGTCAATCAAGTGCTGGTCAAGGCGCTCAACCAGCACTTGCACGGGCACACCGCCGGCGGTACGTACGGTACGGTTAAGGGCGCGGAGGAACTCGACAAACTCGTGGTGATCGATCAATCGCCGATCGGGCGAACGCCGCGCAGCAATCCGGCGACCTACACCGGCGCCTTCGATCAGATTCGCGAACTATTCTCGCTCGTTCCGGAAGCGAAACTGCGCGGTTACACGCCGGGCCGGTTCTCGTTCAACGTCAAGGGCGGCCGCTGCGAGGCCTGTCAAGGCGACGGCATCATTCAGATCGAGATGCACTTTCTGCCCGACGTCTACGTTCCGTGCGAGGTCTGCAAGGGCAAGCGCTATAACGCGCAGACGCTCGAAGTGAAATTCAAGGGTAAGGCGATCTCCGATATTCTCGAGATGCGCGTGGATGAAGCGAGCGAGTTCTTCTCAACGATTGCACGTATCCATAACAGGCTTAAGACGATCTGCGAAGTCGGACTCGGTTATATCAAGATGGGGCAGCCGGCGACGACGCTCTCGGGCGGCGAAGCGCAGCGCGTAAAACTCGCGACCGAACTCTCGCGCCGCTCGACCGGGCGCACGTTCTACGTGCTCGACGAGCCGACCACCGGACTGCATTTCGCCGACATTCACAAACTGCTCGAAGTGTTGCAGCGACTCGTCGAGACGGGAAACACCGTGCTCGTGATCGAGCACAACCTCGACGTGATCAAGACCGCCGATCACCTGATCGATCTCGGCCCCGAGGGCGGCGACCGCGGCGGCACGATCGTCGGCATCGGCACGCCCGAAGAACTCGCCCGCAACGCGCGCTCGTTCACCGGCGCCTACCTTGCGCCCGTGCTGCTCGATCAGCGGGCCGTCGGCCACCACCGCCCCGACGCGAAGGCGCTCGAAGCGATGGAGAGCGAGAATATGCGCGTCCTCGACGACCTCGCCAAGGGTGGCCGCGTCCCCGTCGAAGCCTAACCCATGAGCAATTGTCATCCTGAGCTTGTCGAAGGACGGAGCTTGTCGAAGGACGTGGTTCGACAGGCTCACCATGACAAGTCGAAGGACGGGCTCACTATGACAAGTCGAAGTGGAGTTGACGGCGGTGTCTAAATTTTCCGTGGCGATGCTCGTTTGTTCGAATCTCGAACGCTCGCGCGATTTTTATCGCGACGTGCTGGGCCTCAAGATCAAGACCGATGCCGTTCCGCATTGGGTGGACTTTGAATTGGGCGACGGTGCTTCGCTCGGACTGCATGCGAAGAGCGAGTTGCTCTCGGTGCGCCCGGGTTCGCTGCAGCTCGGATTCTCGGTCGATAACGTCGACTCGTTCGTATCCGATTGCGCGCAGTTGGGCGTCCCCGTTTTTCAGGATCCCTACGACGAATCGTTCGGGCGCGTCGCGATCGTCGGCGATCCCGACGGCTATCCCGTTCAACTCGTGAGTCCGTCCAGAAGGAAACAACGCTGAGCAAAGCGGCTTCCCGCGTGGCCGAGTTGCGCGAGCGGCTCGAGGACGCGAGTTACCACTACCACGTTCTCGACGAACCCGAAATATCCGACGCCGAGTACGACGCGCTGCTGCGCGAACTGATCGACCTCGAGACGGCCCATCCCGACCTGCGCGCGCCGGATTCACCCTCGCAACGCATCGGGATGCCGGCTTCCGCGAAGTTCGCGCCGTACGAACATCACCGCCAGATGCTGAGCCTCGCAAACGCATTCGATCCCGGCGAATTGCGCGCGTTCGACGACCGGGTCGCCAAACTCGCGGGGACCCCGGCGAGCTACGTCGCGGAGTTGAAGATCGACGGCCTGGCGACGTCGCTATACTACGAGAATGGATCGTTCGTACGCGGCGGCACGCGCGGCGACGGCCGGGTCGGAGAAGACGTAACGAGCAATCTGCGCGCCGTGCGAGCGATTCCGTTGCGCCTGCGCGGCGCGGAAACGCCGGCCGTGATCGAGGCGCGGGGCGAAGTGTATTTGAAGAAAAGCGATTTCCAACGCCTCAACGCAGGGCGCGAGCGTGCCGGTCTCGCCCTCTTCGCCAATCCGCGCAATACGGCCGCCGGCGGTATCCGTCAGCTCGACCCGACGCTCGCGGCCGAACGTTCGCTGTCGTTCTTCGCCTACTCGATCGGTCAACTGGAGAGCGGCGCCCCGGTCGCGACCCAATGGGAGGCACTCGGCTATCTCAAGTCGCTCGGCTTTCCGGTCAACCCCCACATCGAACGCTGCGCGAGCATCGACGAGGTGATCGCGTATTGCGCGGCGTGGGAGGCGAAGCGCGACGAACTCGACTACGAGATCGACGGCGTCGTCGTAAAGGTCGACGATCTCGCGACGCAAGAGCGCCTCGGTTCGATCGCTAAGGATCCGCGCTGGGCGATCGCCTTCAAATTCAAACCGCGCGAAGCGCGCACGAAACTGCTCGATATCGCGATCACCGTCGGCCGCACCGGAACGCTCAATCCGAGCGCGGTGCTCGAACCCGTGCAGATCGGTGGCGTCACCGTTCGCAACGCCACGCTTCACAACGCGGAATATATTGCGAGCAACGACATTCGCATCGGCGACACCGTCGTAGTAACGCGCGCCGGCGACGTGATTCCGCGCGTCGTCGGGCCGATTCTGGCGGAGCGTAAAGGGAGGCTGCGCCCGTTCGCGATGCCCGTCAGTTGCCCGGTCTGCGGTTCGGCCGTCGACCATCCCGAGGGCGAGGCGATGTCGCGCTGCACGAACGCGGCGTGTCCCGCGCAAGTGCTCGAACGGGTCCGTCATTTTGCATCGCGGGGCGCGATGGATATCGAGGGCGTCGGCGACGTTCTCGCGGCGCAGCTGACCGAACTCGGGCTGGTGCGCGATATCGCCGATCTCTACGCGCTCGATAGCGAACGGCTCGAGTGCGTTCCGCGGATGGGCGCGAAGAGCGCGGCGAACGTGTTGCGCAACGTTGAGGAGTCGAAGCGGCGCGGGCTCGCGCGGCTGCTGGCGGGGCTCGGCATTCGATTCGTCGGCGCACAGACCGCGCAGATTCTCGCGGCCGATTTCGGTTCGATCGATGCGCTCGCCGCCGCGAGCGAAGACGAACTGCGTCGAAGCGAAGGGATCGGCCCCGAGGTGGCCGGCAGCGTGAGCCTGTTTTTCCAACAAGACGCCAACCGCGCCATGATCGAACGCCTGCGCGCCGCCGGCCTCGATATGACCGCACCCAAACGCGAGCGCGCCCCCGACGGCCCGCTCATCGGCAAAACCTTCGTACTGACCGGAACGCTCGCCGGCATGACGCGCGAAGAGGCCGCCGAGCAGATCGTTGCGGCGGGCGGAAGAGTCACGAGTTCCGTCAGCAAAAAAACCGATTACGTCGTAGCCGGCGACGATCCCGGCAGCAAATTCACCAAAGCGCAACAACTCAACATCCCAATCCTCGACGAACCCGCCCTCCGCGCCCTCTTGTCATCCTGAGCCTGTCGAAGGACGAGCGCGCCTAAAGACGCCCGTGGTTCGACAAGCTCACCATGACAAACCAGCGACTCCTCACCAACCCCCCCCCTCTTGTCATCCTGAGCTTGTCGAAGGACGAGCCTGTCGAAGGACGGGCTTGCGGTTGCGAGCGCGGGGTTAGAAGACGCGTACGATGCCGGCGGGGTGAGGCGGTTCGGATAGCGCGCTTGCGAGGGCGTCGGGGAGGTCGCCGGCGATTACGCCGCGGCTGCGTTCGGCGGCGCAGCGTTTACCGGTCAATCCGTGCCAGTAGGCGCCGACGCGCGCCGCGTCGACCGGTGCGAGTCCTTGGGCGAGCAGTGTCGCGATGATACCCGTGAGTACGTCGCCGGTGCCGGCCGTCGCGAGCGCGTTGTTGCCGCTGGTATTCACGTGCATCGTCGCGCCGTCGTAGATTAGCGTGCTCTGGCCTTTAAGCAGCGTGACGATCGCGGTGCGGTGCACAAACTCGCGCAAGCGTTCGACGCGTTCGCCGTCGCCCACGCTCCCTTTGCCGGAGAGTCGCGCGAACTCACCCGCGTGCGGCGTTAGAACGCAGCGCTTGGCACGCAAGAGTTCCAGATGTTTCGCGAAGTGAAATAGCGCGCTCGCATCGGCGACGAACGGCAGCTCGATGCGTTCGGCGACGCCGCGCACGATCGCGCCGGTTCGCTCGTCCAAGCCCAGACCCGGGCCGACGGCAAACGCCGTTGCATGATTTGCCAGATCGAGAATCGTACCGACGGCCGCGGCCGCCGATTGCGATTCGGGAATGGTCACGACGACCGCCTCGACGAGATGCGCGCGCAGCGCCGGTGCGGCCGCCTCGCTCGTAACGACCGTCACGTATCCGGCACCCGCGCGAGCCGCGCCGCGCGCGGCGAGTATCGCGGCTCCGGGGAACTGACTCGACCCGGCAAAGAGTAGCGGCGCACCCGAACGGCGCTTATCCGAATCGGCCGGGCGTTCGGGCAGCCGCGCGATCAGCTCCGCCGCATCGACGGCCGCATAGATGCGGTCCTGCGTCGCAAGCTCGGCGTCGGCGATCCCGATCGACGCGCACCAGAGCGCGCCGACGAAGGCGCGGGCGTTTTCGAGCAGCAGGCCCGGCTTCAGCGCGCCGAGCGCGAGCGTCACGTCCGCGCGCACCGCGTCGCCGGGGGTCGCACCGGTCAGCGCGTCGACGCCGCTCGGAACGTCGATGGCGAGCACCTCCGCGTCGCTGCCGTTCACCGCTGCAATCGCC contains the following coding sequences:
- a CDS encoding NAD(P)H-hydrate dehydratase, with the translated sequence MFVLTPEQMRAVDALAAQRMGEVELMRNAGARIAELIERHARGPRIVAFAGPGNNGGDAFAAFAELDASYERHIYAQEDERSSSPARRDAELRAHDAGVHLHPLPQNETAARAAIGESGLVLDALFGTGARMPLPPQYAAAIAAVNGSDAEVLAIDVPSGVDALTGATPGDAVRADVTLALGALKPGLLLENARAFVGALWCASIGIADAELATQDRIYAAVDAAELIARLPERPADSDKRRSGAPLLFAGSSQFPGAAILAARGAARAGAGYVTVVTSEAAAPALRAHLVEAVVVTIPESQSAAAAVGTILDLANHATAFAVGPGLGLDERTGAIVRGVAERIELPFVADASALFHFAKHLELLRAKRCVLTPHAGEFARLSGKGSVGDGERVERLREFVHRTAIVTLLKGQSTLIYDGATMHVNTSGNNALATAGTGDVLTGIIATLLAQGLAPVDAARVGAYWHGLTGKRCAAERSRGVIAGDLPDALASALSEPPHPAGIVRVF
- the ligA gene encoding NAD-dependent DNA ligase LigA produces the protein MSKAASRVAELRERLEDASYHYHVLDEPEISDAEYDALLRELIDLETAHPDLRAPDSPSQRIGMPASAKFAPYEHHRQMLSLANAFDPGELRAFDDRVAKLAGTPASYVAELKIDGLATSLYYENGSFVRGGTRGDGRVGEDVTSNLRAVRAIPLRLRGAETPAVIEARGEVYLKKSDFQRLNAGRERAGLALFANPRNTAAGGIRQLDPTLAAERSLSFFAYSIGQLESGAPVATQWEALGYLKSLGFPVNPHIERCASIDEVIAYCAAWEAKRDELDYEIDGVVVKVDDLATQERLGSIAKDPRWAIAFKFKPREARTKLLDIAITVGRTGTLNPSAVLEPVQIGGVTVRNATLHNAEYIASNDIRIGDTVVVTRAGDVIPRVVGPILAERKGRLRPFAMPVSCPVCGSAVDHPEGEAMSRCTNAACPAQVLERVRHFASRGAMDIEGVGDVLAAQLTELGLVRDIADLYALDSERLECVPRMGAKSAANVLRNVEESKRRGLARLLAGLGIRFVGAQTAQILAADFGSIDALAAASEDELRRSEGIGPEVAGSVSLFFQQDANRAMIERLRAAGLDMTAPKRERAPDGPLIGKTFVLTGTLAGMTREEAAEQIVAAGGRVTSSVSKKTDYVVAGDDPGSKFTKAQQLNIPILDEPALRALLSS
- a CDS encoding glycoside hydrolase family 38 C-terminal domain-containing protein, with the protein product MSVVVSFWLRRWQDRRNRIAAGTVTVRLTLAPVERTGALAVLTATLEPQSRPVRIRYATRTGALLRVDGAALGAFDREHREVELAPCERPRALQFEVELRALPTNALPSGPGLQWMLLQALSHPEPHAHAELLEGAESLPEPADGDVRAIGHSHLDVAWLWTYEETRRKAARTFAIATDLLDRDPTFTFAQSQPQLYAFVEHDDPALFARVAAHVAAGRFDPQVAAMWVEPDCNLPSGESLLRQLLFGHRYCLERFGVEPAIAWLPDSFGFANTLPMLLAHAGVRFFATTKLQWNDTTRFPYPQFTWRAPDGSEVIGALLQSYDGGLTPERIRIARERDEPIVAGYGDGGGGVTPGMLADVRRDGRWIAPRGWFEELRARGDRLPVHAGELYLEYHRGVYTTHHDLKAGNALLERALAEAEELVSWCTAVRAPREMLAHFRDGLRAAWEIVLRNQFHDVLPGTSIAAVNADAVAEHARAGEIVASVLGSAQQALPRGRAPAARPQSSAPLETDGDYLFDNGLLRARIAPTGAILELAAAGGPNVCTQGNVLALYTDRPKKWEAWNVDAGYERTLRHAKPGPCRIEAGALVVPFTFGRSSATMRVALEAGEPFLRVDLDLDWRERRTLLRVEQWLPIDAEAVTYGTPHGTVERGARRTTPEERAKFEVPGQRFAVVRGAGDAGLALFALDTYGWSARVLPKGGIQLGHSLLRGTTWPDPGADLGGQRLHYAFAPFAGATIGAIERAWLTFAHQPRVRLFTCDDDGVAIAACKPAEDGDGAIVRVRECDGRGRAVALRCGARMREAEPVDALERPASGAATIEGEHLHCEIGAFALRSFRVRF
- a CDS encoding HAD-IA family hydrolase, giving the protein MRDLHCVLFDLDDTLHDDTLAYKSAAEEVAREVAAEHGIDALALKTAYVAEAEGFWKQLSSDQLATRLASLRATLWSNALGTVGLTDRDLASRSASNYNRYRKKYLALFPGARDLLLALRARGTKLGLVTNGFAETHREKIALLQIGELFDAIFIADEVGMLKPDPLLFAHACTKLACAPSHSAMVGDRYERDIRGARDAGLFTVWMNVHGETVPAGAPPPDVTVETVGQVAAVLLGEPA
- the uvrA gene encoding excinuclease ABC subunit UvrA is translated as MSLDSIVIKGAREHNLKNVDLVLPRNALIVVTGLSGSGKSSLAFDTIYAEGQRRYVESLSSYARQFLGQMEKPDVDYIEGLSPAISIDQKSTSRNPRSTVGTVTEIYDYLRLLYARIGIPHCYNCGREISSQSSEQIVDSIMELAEGARVQVLAPLVRGRKGEYAKLFEEIGKEGFSRVRVDGEQKELREKIVLDKKRKHTIEVIVDRLVMKPDVRKRLTDSVETTLRLSTGIVTVLVEEKTGSRELTFSEAFACVHCGLSFEELAPRLFSFNSPYGACPGCTGLGEKIEIDPWKVIPDRDKSIDDGAIVPWSKSLGGGRFPSMNPYYLQQLERVLRTHRVKLSTPVEKMSDDVLDVILYGTEREQNFAYQSRSGKVWEYRTTFEGVVNNLQRRYAETSSDYVKEDIEKYMSASVCPQCKGARLKPEALAVTVNGRNIHDVTQMSIENSERFFSEFAPTEREEQIANQVLKEIRGRLGFLTNVGLNYLTLGRSATTLSGGESQRIRLATQIGSSLVGVLYILDEPSIGLHQRDNDRLLATLRTLRDLGNTLIVVEHDEDTIRTADVVVDIGPGAGAEGGHILTNGSIEEVLAHPESETGAYLSGRKFIPIPKKRRAARAALKVKNAKANNLRGLDVDFPIGVFTCVTGVSGSGKSTLVNQVLVKALNQHLHGHTAGGTYGTVKGAEELDKLVVIDQSPIGRTPRSNPATYTGAFDQIRELFSLVPEAKLRGYTPGRFSFNVKGGRCEACQGDGIIQIEMHFLPDVYVPCEVCKGKRYNAQTLEVKFKGKAISDILEMRVDEASEFFSTIARIHNRLKTICEVGLGYIKMGQPATTLSGGEAQRVKLATELSRRSTGRTFYVLDEPTTGLHFADIHKLLEVLQRLVETGNTVLVIEHNLDVIKTADHLIDLGPEGGDRGGTIVGIGTPEELARNARSFTGAYLAPVLLDQRAVGHHRPDAKALEAMESENMRVLDDLAKGGRVPVEA
- a CDS encoding VOC family protein, coding for MSKFSVAMLVCSNLERSRDFYRDVLGLKIKTDAVPHWVDFELGDGASLGLHAKSELLSVRPGSLQLGFSVDNVDSFVSDCAQLGVPVFQDPYDESFGRVAIVGDPDGYPVQLVSPSRRKQR